In Oncorhynchus tshawytscha isolate Ot180627B linkage group LG08, Otsh_v2.0, whole genome shotgun sequence, the genomic window AATAAACTTATCATTTAACAATATACACCATGTTTTGTGTGGTTTACCTAAATGTGCTCTGGCAATGTGGCTGTGATTCTATATATGGGTAATCTGATACAGTCTAGGCATTGAATTAATCTGGAGAGTGTGGTCACGAGCAGATAAGTTAAAAAAAGAATAACAACAAATGGAACGAATAGCAAATAAGAACCATGACTAACTTGCACTTGTAATTCTTAAATTGCAAACAGCCGATGACTCCTATTGTTCTAAAAACATACATCAACCCATTACACATTACTTCATCAGATTTCAACACGACAAATTGTATCTTGTTTCAGTCACAAATCACCTAGCTACAAAGCAATTACCCAGCATCCCTTTAATTTGCTGTCTTGGCACAGGCGTCGGTGATAATGAACCAGAGGGGTTCACTTTCAGGAAACACAACCCCAGAGCGGCTCTGGATGGGCTTAGCCTGCCAAACTTTGCTGATGGCCAAAGGCCAGACAGAGTGCAAGAGGCCCTCTTCCAGTAAATGACGAGGAGACAGGAGATAAAAAAAACACTCCTCTCACTTCCCAAACACTGACTGCTGTTTCCTAAAAAAAAACTAACACGCAAGACAATGTGCCATAAGCACCACTCTTTATCTATTGTAGTGATTGGGAACACATAAATATTCAACCAAAGAGTTGCCATTGAGTGATGTTTTGATACTTCCACACTGCAAATTGCTTTAGAAATTTACAGGGGAATTCTTTGCGACCACACTTTATTGTAATGTAGGAAATGTTGTGTGGCGTACTCGGCATGGGTTAAGAATGTTTGCTTGAGGTTGCATAATGTTGTGAGGAGCTATGCTATGTGAGATGGTGCCGCAGCAGAAGTCAAGGTAAAGTCTGAGAGGAGAGTAATTCTCcccagggagagggacagacagaggggcaGCAGACGCCAGGAAAACTGCCTAAATAAAGACATAACGAGAGCCATTCATAGCAGTGGGAAGGAAGGAAACAACTACTGCCATTCACCCCTGTGTCGATTGGGGATTATGAGAGTTAGATGAAGCACATTGAGGTCCAGAAGTTGGACTGTGACTGAAAAGTTTTATTTTTCCATAATATATCTTACAATGGTTTAGCTTTGCTTCCCTAGATAGACACTTTTTAGATCACTAGAATGCAAGTCGATTTTTCTTCTGCAATGGTGAactaaaactttttttgttgccTTATATGGACATTTTAAAAGCAACTGAAGGTAATAAATAATTTCTGGTAGAAAACGGATTATGAAACATTTCATCTGGAGTCCAAATTTAcaacaaagtgtaaataggatatttttggtcataaagtcagtctcgtcagTCTTTGCGAGATAATTCGGAAAAAATGGGATACcgtaacagttttccttgggttgGGTTTATTTAATCCTGCCCAAAGTAATAATCAATTTGGAGCGCAGCTGCACACGACCCAATCATAATGCCCACggtcaatttggtttgacattcAATATCCCTAtgggggctagttagggaccatcaagtaaattacacaatgtacatgggaaaatatttttaaatgtcaATAGCTCTAAATTTCAATGACATAAAACCATCAAACGcactataaattgtagaaattcacATACAAATACTGAAAGCACTTAATGAGACAACTAAAaggtgtgcaacatgaaaatattgtcccatttacAAAGTGTAATTTAttgatggtccctaactagccccggagataggctatccaaagtcaaaccaacaAAAGACCTGGTTAGATTGTTTCAAGTTATCTAGAAGGGTGAGTGACTAACTGTGTACTGTTTTGGCTGAGAGAATGTACAAATGCTTGCCACATGTGAACATACACACAAGAGACACCCACATTAAACCACACACCCAAGACAACTCGTTTGGCTTCAGCCACGGCCGCTGCATTTCATTCCGAGAAAGCTAAGTAAAAACGAGGCCAATCGGGAAGTTCAGTCCCCCTTTGATAAAATACAGAGAAGCAGTACAATACCTTGTTTTTGTCTTGAACGACGAGAACCTTTCCATTTGACTCATCAACGACTGCACCTTTATAGACAAAATCAAATAAGTTACTAGCCAAGAAAATACAGACATAACAGCATGATAATGAAAGTGTTATTAAGCTAATTATTTAATCATTGCTGGTGTGTAAGCCAAAGAACTTTGAAGACAGCTTCCAGAAAACTGACTAGAAACCAGTTGGCATTGAGTTGAGCGGTAATTATTGGGTTTGAGAGAACATGAAAGGTTTCATTAAACTGACCCATGTGGAGTGAGCAGTGAGTGGCCTGGGGCCGGGCTTTAGCCATGCTGCCAGAGAGGCCACCACCACAACTCAAAAAACAAATCGGAGACTTGAGAGAAATGTTGACTGTAATTCTGAGGCTACATTTTTAGCAATTTAGACAACAAAAAACCTGCAATGATCATGAAATGATTGCGCTTGCTGTGAATGTGTTATGCTGTACCAACTCTCGCTCTAATTTGGCAAGGAGGACAATCCATTCCCCTATAGTGAGGTAGCACACCGATAATTCTGGACCATCATAAACCACCGTGGCTTGCGATTACAGACTAAAAGGTCTCTTTTGTAAAAATAGATTTTCCTGATTAAATAAAAGGTGTGATACAGTTTGTGTGACAAAGTTTTCCAAACATCTActctgaattaagattcaaagatgtctgcagaaagaatggggtatcagctatgacatgacaccttgagtttaaaaaatatatatattttggttaaTGAATTACAGTAAGTGAAGTGAATTAACACCCAGTAACAGAATGCAAGAGAATGACATCATGGGTCtctgatctgtactatacagaaatgcataattataaatgtcattctcttcatggtgatttATCCTAAATAAACTGTCAACTGcgttcattttcagcaaacttaacatgtgtaaatatttgtatgaacgtaACAAGATTCAACACCTGAGACATAAAATGAaccagttccacagacatgtgactaacagaaatggaataatgtgtccctgaacaaagaggggatcaaaatcaaaagttacagtcagtatctggtgtggccaccagctgcattaagtacagcagtgcatctcctcctcatggactgcaccagatttcccagttcttgctgtgagatgttaccccactcttccaccaaggcacctgcaagttcccagacatttctggggggaatggccctagccctcacgctccaatccaacaggtcccagatgtgctcaatgggattgagatccgggctcttcgctggccatggcagaacactgacattcctgtcttgcatgaAATCTCGCACAgagcgagcagtatggctggtggcattatcatgctggagggtcatgtcaggatgagcctgcaggaaggctaccacatgagggaggaggatgtcttccctgtaacgcacagcattgagattgactGCAATGATAACAATCTCAgctcgatgatgctgtgacacaccgccccagaccatgacggatcctccaccaccaaatcgatctcgctccagagtacaggcctcagtgtaactaACGCTCATtacttcgacgataaacgcaaatccgaccatcgtccctggtgagacaaaaccgtgaatCGTCAGTGAGgagtactttttgccagtcctgtctggtccagcgacggtgggtttgtgcccataggtgacgttgttgccggtgatgtctggtgaggacctgccttacaacaggcctacaaggcctcagtccagcctctctcagcctattgcggacagtctgagcactgatggagggattgtgcgttcctggtgtaacttgggcagttgttgttgccatcctgtacctgtcccgcaggtgtcatgttcggatgtactgatcctgtgcaggtgttgttatatgtggtctgccactgcgaggatgatcagctgtccgtccagtctccctgtagcgctgtcttaggcgtctcacagtacggacattggtgtttttcagtcagtagaaaggcctctttagtgtcctacgttttcataactgtgaccttaattacctaagctgttagtgtcttaacaacagagagtagcagcagtgtaaaagggggggggggttatgcaAATATAGAGGTCCTCGATGGCAGgtagtttggccccagtgatgtactgggccattctcACTACCCGCTGTATTGCCTTGtgttcggaggccgagcagttgccataccaggcagtgatgcaaccagtcaggatgctctcgatggtgcagctgtagtagagtagagttcacaGTAGAGTtcaatacagtacactacagtaagtTATACTGTACTGATCCTATATTTTACTTTTCTGTATTGTAATGTGCTGTCCAAAGTTATGAAATAGACGTCCAATATTGGTTCAGATTTAGACTGACCAAATTGCAATGGTCTGTGAGGGGactggttacagtaaatggaaagaggggactcatgggtaggtgtcagtaagagccagGAGAGGTGACATAAACTGGAGAGAGCGGGGTAGGGATTTCCAGACTGTTTTCACACtcttgctttgaccaccagacGACAGAAAGAAAAccgttatgagctgaacataacagtatgccagtggaagggaggacagtaacaacAGGGGACcaaactgtggtttgtgactactatgatttcccattgtagccaattcagttgCAGTCATATTGTCACAGATTTTTTGGTAACTCTGTtgacaattattttataaagacttcctcatatgcattctcctgttctattggttttaaaCTTTAATTAATTGTCTAGCAGCCAAAGGCACTATCTTgttcatattagcaacccatgatagTTGTTGCATAGATCTCCCCTTTTCTAACCGAtatttccatctctgtccatgaaTTTGCTCGCATGTGCAGTGTGCATTTTAGAACGGTGTTTCCTGCAAATTGCATTTTTGAACACTTGTGCATAGGCCTGCGCCGTATCCCTGGAGActttcattcctgtcctgcagctcagttcagaaggacaactgtgtatttgatgtgtctgggtggtttaatacattatccacagcataattattaacttgaacaTGCTTGAAGAGATGTTCAATGTCTGTTTGTTCAATGTCTGTTTTCAATTTGTTATTGGTTACCCACCTACCATGTtacccttctttatgaggctttcgaaaagctccctggtctttgaatctgtgcttgaaattcaatacttgaccaAAGGACCTTACAGATGGAAATGGGACAGAAGAAGGgtgtcattccaaaatcatgccaacccctattatttcacacagagtgagtccatgtaacttatgtgatttgttaagccacattctattcctgaactaatttaggcttgcctaaacaaagggtctgaatacttatgcaaggactatattttagttaaatatattttaaagataaataaaaaaatgaatatcTTAAATGTATCCCACTTTGACATTGAGTATTTTGTTTAGATTGCTGAccaaaattacaattaaatcaattttaatcccactttgcaaCACAACATTttaagaaatccaaggggtctgaatgctattgcaaggcactgtatgtgggtttttggtaagaGAATGACAATAGGCAATCATTTCTGccaaaaacaaaatataaaatgttgatattagttggcaggggtctttactttGCTGTATTTCTAAAACTTTTAGACTGTTGCTGCTAGATGTTGTCTAAGACCCCCTTTCCATCTCTTTGACCAgcaatcaaagcctttgcttgtATGTGTGCCTCACTTTCTCAAAAATATTAGCTTTCAATTTGACACCAAATTTGATGTGTTCCTACGAACTTCACAGTGCTTATGGGGCCTTTTACAAGGAATTAACAAGTACAGTCTATAGTGAAACAGAAAGGATGACTCAGCAATAGTTGTGGAATGTTTGCCATCCCATTCGGCCTAGTGGGAGCAGTCTTTTTTTGACAAATAAATCACTTTTTTCCCCAACAGGTTGTGACTAAGACGGCCAACTATTTGCTTCTGTTGACAGCTCCGGGGGGGAAGGAAATGGGCCCTTATTTTTCCGTCTGGCGTCTCACCAGGACACCATCCAGTCCTTGAATGAATTTCCCAGATGTGTGGCGAGGGATGGGTTGTCTAATCCTCAACTTGGCCTTCCGTGTGGAAATTGATGTCATCCCCAGCCAACCACATCACAGGAGATTGCCCGGGTACCAGACTGAAAAGCCATCATTAGGTTAGCCTGTGGAGAGGAAAAGTTTCCTGGGTCCGTTCGTTAACTCGGGAATGAGGCAGCAGACCAATTAAATCAACAGAGGGGAATTGTGGGTCATGTAAAATTATTGTCTGCTGCAGTTGACAGCTTGGATATTGATATACTCTATGGGTGAGACTGTTCTTCCGAAAGGGTAGGTTGGTGTGGAGTCACTGCACACGCGGGGTGCGTGTGTTACGCCTACGATGAACAAGTGGTCTGACATACAGTTCCGACCAATTATATGGGCACCCTTGTACCTTTATTGAATAATTCCCCCATTTCTtctcaaaaaaaaagaaaaaaaagcttTTGGTCACTGCTgtgttattggattttcaacacCGAAGAACCAATTTTATTTTGGTAAACTTAAGTTCACAATTTTAATcgagaaaataaagacaaatggcATGGACAAAATTATAGATACCCCCAGAGCAAGCACTTGGTTACACAGCTTTTGGCCAAGATAGCTGCAGACAAATGCTTCTTGTAGCCATCAATGAGCTTGCTGCAGCTTTCTACTGGAAGTTTGTCCCACTTTTCATCAGCAAACTGCTTTAATTCTTCAATGTTTGTCGGGTGCCCTCCAACTGCTGTTCTCAGCTCTCTCCATAGGTTATGGATGTGATTCAGATGTGGACTCTTGACTGGtcactccagaacagtccagtaTTTATTGTTGAATCTTTCCTGGGTGGTTTTTGATGTGGgtttgaggttgttgtcctgctggatgACTCACAGCCTTCAAATTAAACCGTTTTTGGACAATGGGTTGAACATTGGACTCCAAAACACCAGATAATCTGCTGATATCATGATGCCTTGcacatatacacaggcagttaggaaaactaaggctagctttttcaaacagaaatttgcaatctgtagcacaaactcaaaacaggtctgggacactgtaaagtccatggaaaacaagagcacctcctccctataattgagaatttcaataagcatttttctacagctggccatgctttccacctggctacccctgccccggtcaacagccctgcacctcccacagcaactcgcccaagcctccccatttctccttcacacaaatccagatagctgatgttctgtcagaactgcaaaacctggaccccaacaaatcagccgggctatacaatctggacactctctaaaattatctgccaaaattgttgcaacccctattactagcctgttcaacctctctttagtatcgtctgagattcccaaagattggaaagctgctgcagtcatacccctcttcaaagggggagacactctagacccaaactgctaaagacctatatctattctaccctgccgttctaaggtcttcgaaagccaagttaacaaacagattaccgaccatttcgaatcccaccgtaccttctccgctgtgcaatctggtttcagagctggtcatgggcgcacctcagccacgctcaaggtcctaaatgatatcataaccgccatcgataagagacaatactgtacaacggtattcatcgacctggccaaggctttcgacgctgtcaatcaccacactcttatcggcagactcaacagccttggtttctcaaatgactgcctcgcctggttcaccaactacttctctgatagagttcagtgtgtcaaatcaggggggctgttgtctggacctctggcagtctcttttGGGGTGCCACAAGGTTAAATTATtgggccgactcttctctgtatacatcaatgatgtcgcacttgctgctggtgattcgcTGATCCACCTttacacagacaacaccattctgtatacttctggcccttctttggacactatgttaaagaacctccagaagagcttcaatgctatacacctctccttccttggcctccaactgctcttagatgcaagtaaaactaaatacatgctcttcaaccggtcgctgcccgcccgtccagcatcattagtctggacggttccgacttagaatatgtggacaactacaaatacctaggtgactggttagactgtaaactctccttccagactcacattaagcatctctaatccaaaattaaatgtaGAATCGGCTTcccatttcgcaacaaagcatcattcactcatgctgccaaacataccctcgtaaaactgacaatcctaccgatcctcgatttcggggatgtcatttacaaaataacctccaacactctactcaacaaactggatgcagactatcacagtgccatccgttttgtcaccaaagccccatatactacccaccactgcgacctgtacactctcgttggatGGCCCTCGcgtcatactcatcgccaaacccactggctccaggtcatctacaagtctttgctaggtaaagccctgccttatctcagctcactggtcaccatcgcagcacccacccgtagcacacgctccagcaggaatttttcactggtcacccccaaagccaattcctcctttggccacctttccttccagttctctgctgccaattactgaaaaaaaaaaaattcactgaagctggagactcatatctccctcactaactttaagcaccagctgtcagagcagctcacagatcactgcacatagcccatccaactacctcatccccatactgtatttatttatcttgctcctttgcaccccagtatctctacttgcacattcatcttttgcacattatcactccagtgtttaattgctatattgtaattactcccttatcttacctcatttgtacacactgtatgtagactttttctactgtatgtttgtttattccatgtgtaactctgtgttgttgtatgtgttgaactgctttgctttgtcttggcctggtcgcagttgtaaatgagaacttgttttcaactagcctacctggttaaataaaaggtgaaataaataaataaaatgttcaaGGCCCCCAGTACCAGagctctaaaccactaggctgcctgccgccccaGAGCAGATGGTGGAGGGCATCCCTCAAACATTGAAGATTTAGAGCAGTTTGGTGCTGGAGAGTGGACCAAATTGCCAGTAGAAAGGTACATGAATTCATGTAGCCCCATGAAATGAGTCTCAATAACTCAATGTATGCccacactcctattgaatatgcattcacctgtattgtggataggcctaggctacatcttgatttacccagtttatcaagaGATTTACCATTCAAGTAAATTACCATTATTCTGTTACGTAGTTAGATTGTTTCTACCAAAGTCAAATTTATTGTATGACTGTATAATTGATTCACTAATGCATACATGGCTGTCTCAGAAAATGTTTGAGGCAAAACAATTCAAATGTAAGGATATTAAACTCAAAGGATTCCCAACGATTGACAAGAGCCGTAGCACTGCATCAAGTGCCATTGTGACTTTGGCTAATATGCCTTTTCTTTCGCCGTGGTATCGTTTTAGTATAGAGTATCGTGATGGTATCGCGTATTGTGATAGTAAACCTGTATTCAGTCTTGAAGTCCTGATAGTAAACCTGTATTCAGTCTTGAAGTCCAAATTCTGGTATCATGAGAACACTAACACACAATAGGTGGATTTTTTCACAGTTCAATTGCTGTTTACGTGAGGTAATGAAGGAAACATACTTGAAAGTACTAAGTTGTTTTTTAGGGGTtatttgtactttactatttatatttttgacaactgacttcactacattcctaaagaaaataatgtactttttactccatacattttccctgacacccaaaagtattcattacatttttaatgcttagcaggacaggaaaatgatcaAATTCATACACttaatcaagagaacatccctggtcatccctactgcctctgatctggcggactcactaaaacacatgcttcgtttgtaaatgatatctgagtgttggagtgtgcccctggtcgatccacaagaaaatggtgccgtctggttttcttaatataaggaatttgaaatgatttatgctTGTACTTTGatcaagtatattttagcaattacatgtacttttaatacttaagtatatttaaaaccaaatacttttagacttttactcaagtagcattttactgggtgactttcatttgagtcattttctattaaaggtctctttacttttattcaagtaagATAATTGGGTACTTCCCCCCACCCCACTGGGAAccatgtgtgttgtgttggtacAAATACTCTTTAGCAGTCCAAAAACTCTTCAATTTGTGGAAGAAATAAATGGTGGGTTATTCAAAGTCACTGTTGGAAACATGCCATCAGACCAGGTTTTGCCATCCTCCTTCCACAGACATGTTCTGACATGCTTGCATCCACTTTTGGGGAGGAATAAAGTCAACAGCATGCCACCTGGTGGTTGACTGGTGGTGATTTAACAAACTCTGCCATCAAAAATGTTCTCTATCACAGACATTGTTTGCAAGTCAAACACAAACTAGATTTGTAGTTCATCCAGTGACAAGTGGAAATAACTGATGGTTTGCCTTACCTGTATTTTTACACAAGTAaggcatgagtgtgtgtgcagaAGGCTTCAAGAAACCTGAAACAGACCTGACCCAGAGGTCTGAACCTAACACCTGATCCTGAGCAGTATGAATCTGTGATATAGGTCAGGGCAGTAGACCTGGCGTACCTGCCACTCCAATCTGATGAGTAGCAAACCCAGGCAGCCTGCTCTGCCCATCTCCCAGCCACAGAGCCAGAATGGCTTGGTCATGTTTGGCATGATGGTAGGTGAAGCCATGAGCAGAAGCTGCTGCGGCACAGCGGCTCAAAGAGATGGGCACATGAAGCCAGACAGCCACCCggccctctgtcctccactgagCCAAAGAGTCTGAAAAGCAAACAAAACATCACAGTCAGAGGGTGTCAATGAGCATGTCTGACTAGATTCATCATTCAATGTCCGTGTAGATTTATCAAAGTCTAATATTAATTAGAATGAATCTGAATCTAATATATATTCAGAATTATTTGTATTGGTTTTTAACAAGTGCCATTGAGTCATTGATTGTTTCCCTACTGCTGGTACTGTGCATCATCACTTATTAACCAGGATATCTGTCTGCCCTCTTTGGCCCTCAAACTAGCTGGGCTATAAGGCAATATGCATTGTTTTGTGCATTTTCAAGGTTCTTGCATGTCATGCATGTTTGCTTCTTTTCTGTCCAAGTCAAGAAGGTGCCTGCAAGCAACACCATACAGTCGTGTCCATCTATCGATCTATACTAACCTCGCAGTAGACTACTAAATACTCCTTCGCTGATATCCGACGGGAAATCACTGTCACCGAGGTTCACTGTCACTCCGCCGAATCTGTCCACTTTTCCAGTCAAACCATGGACATTTGTCCCATGCTCATTCTGTAGTTGTAACAGGCTTGCTGAGCATGTGAATGCTCGAACAGCCCTCATTGACCCTGTATGTGCGTATGCGAGGCGCGTTTGATTTGAAAGCGCGTTTCTTACAAGAGGTAATAGTTTGCGAGTAAGCGTTGCCATGTTACCAAAGCctttaaatatatttagatgaAAACGCGTCCGTGAAATATGAATTTACTCGCCGGTTACATAAAAGTCAACACTCTGAAGTTGCATAAACACCGTAATACACTTGTACTTCGAATTTATTTGGACATATTTGCTACATGCTGTGTTATAGTAAGTTGCTAACAACTAAAAGTATACTATACAAAACTATATAATAATATAGCTATATATAATTTTCTAAATATATATTTCAATACATCGTCCGTTTTTGCGCAAAATTGTAAACAGAGTGGCAAAGCAGCATTTACTACGTCATTTAACTATACGCTTTACGGTAAAAGAGGAGGACCTGAACTTTAACCAGGAAGTGTATATTAGCGGATTCACCCATGCTTGTGATCAAAGTTATGTTATACACGTAGCTATGCTATTGCAAAATTGAATTAGAGAAATGTCTTCAAAGAAAAACAAAAGCAAAGTTAGGAGAGTCATTGAAGGTGACAACTCAAGCGGACTGAGAGATGGCTCCAGTGACTCAACTAGCTTGCAAAGCTCGGGGCACGAGGGGGGAGGCAGCAAGAATCCCAACTCGTTCACTGTCATTGAATTCATTGAGAAAGGTagccagctactgtatcttgttAGCTAGTTTTGCTGCACTTATGATACTATCACGATAACATGTCTGAATACAATGGAAATGTCATTTACCATGAAGATTGTTCACCAATGAACAAGAGCTCTAGCACTGCGCATGCACTTAAGTTACCTGATGGATGTATGGTGTAGCTCAGGGCTCgccaaccctattcctggagcGCTAACGTCCTGTAGGTTTCCACTCCAACCCAAATCTAGCGCCCCAAATTCTAATAATTTGCTGGTTTATAAACATAATcaagttagttacaactgggattTAAACGAAAGCCCACAGGAGGGTAGTGCTCCAGGAACAAGGTTAAGAGGACCCTGGTGTAGCTTGATACACAGACCCATCTTTTGGTTAAGTTGCATATGGGTACACACAACCCAATAATGGATTAAAGGAGCCTACCGTTACTCCTAACTGTCCAAGGACCATACCTGTTCCGTTTGAAGGCGAATTGCCTCTGAAAGCCAAATACTCAATCTAAATTAAAATAGTTTATTAACTGTGGTATGTTCTAGAAGTGTAAATCCCTTTACTTTCATATCAGGTAAAACATATTTTAACAAATGGAAAATACACACTTTTATAAGGTGACACCTtatttggggaggatgggcttgtggtaatggctggaacagaattaGGGGAATGATATCAAATACGTCACACACACAGttgccatgtgtttgatgccattcaatttgctccgttccggccattattatgagcccccCTCAGCAGACTCCTGTGCAGGACACTGTTTTAACCGGTTTAAACACAGTTGTAGCCAACAATATTCTTCCGTGACATCAAGTTTGTGTTGTCCGTTTTCCCATTTACACACGTGTTAGGAGACACAGATAGTTATATAATTAGCACAGGTAGTCAACATTGTTTTCTGTAAACACACACTGTAACTCggagatatggccgtgtgggaacacAAACCGTATAAAGGTGTGCATCAATTtaatattttgtttaaaaaaaagaagaaaaaaaaggattTCTCGCTCAT contains:
- the LOC112256301 gene encoding nucleoside diphosphate-linked moiety X motif 6, producing MATLTRKLLPLVRNALSNQTRLAYAHTGSMRAVRAFTCSASLLQLQNEHGTNVHGLTGKVDRFGGVTVNLGDSDFPSDISEGVFSSLLRDSLAQWRTEGRVAVWLHVPISLSRCAAAASAHGFTYHHAKHDQAILALWLGDGQSRLPGFATHQIGVAGAVVDESNGKVLVVQDKNKTVNAWKFPGGLSDPGENVGTTAVREVFEETGVRSEFKSLLSIRQQHNHPGAFGMSDMYIICRLSPLTHDINFCTQECLRCEWLELTELAKTCATTPITSRLASLLLHGLNQGFDKIDLAMEELPAVYSGRFYQLYHRELPQVLKHKA